GCCCCCTTTTTTTGCAAGTACGCCTGCCCCCCACGCAGCGCCTCCGGTAAAAATCGGAGGCACTCACCAGTGAGGTGCTCTCTAACGCCCTTGTTTTAATGGGTTTTTATATATTTTTCTGATTTGGTACGGCAAATGCTTACCTACGGTCAATCGTTCTTCGACACATGAAGCAGCACAAGAACCAAGGCAACGGCGCCTTCCAATGATTATCACGCATTGGGGCGCCGTTTTTCGTGGCCCCACGAACAAGACAAATCACATGGGTGTCGATGTGGCGATGGATCCTGCGGCAGTGAGAAGCCGGCACCGGAGGCGTACCGTGTCGTACGCCGAGGATGCAGGCTCCGAGCCTGACGTGCAAGACACGCTAAAGCGGCACCCCACCAGAAAGGAGTAACACCATGAGACAGATCGCTATCTACGGCAAAGGCGGCATCGGCAAATCAACCACAACCCAGAACACGGTGGCAGGCCTTGCCTCCCTCGGCAAAAAAGTGATGATCGTCGGCTGCGACCCCAAGGCCGACTCAACCCGCCTGATCCTGCATGCCAAGGCCCAGGACACGGTCATGGACCTGGTACGGGAGCGGGGCACGGTTGAGGACCTGGAGCTGGAAGATGTCATGAAGGTCGGCTACGGCGAGGTGAAGTGCGTCGAGTCCGGCGGCCCTGAGCCGGGGGTCGGCTGCGCGGGCCGCGGCGTCATCACCGCCATCAACTTCCTTGAGGAGAACGGCGCCTACACCGACGATCTCGACTTTGTGTTCTATGACGTGCTCGGCGACGTGGTCTGCGGCGGGTTCGCCATGCCGATCCGCGAAGGCAAGGCCGAGGAGATCTACATCGTCTGCTCCGGCGAGATGATGGCCATGTACGCGGCCAACAACATCGCCAAGGGTATCCTCAAGTACGCATCGTCCGGCAAAGTGCGGCTGGCCGGCCTGATCTGCAACTCCCGCAAGACCGACAAGGAGTACGAACTGATCGAGGCCCTGGCCAAGAAGCTGGGCACGCAGATGATCCACTTCGTGCCCCGCGACAACCAGGTGCAACGGGCCGAACTGCGCCGGATGACCGTTATCGAGTACTCCCCCGAGCACAAGCAGGCGGACGAGTACCGTGAGCTGGCCCGCAAGATCGCTGAAAACAAGATGCTGGTAGTGCCAACCCCGCTGGAGATGGATGAACTGGAGGAGCTGCTGATGGAGTACGGCATCATGGAGGCAGAGGATGAGAGCATTGTGGGCGTTGCCGAGAAGGCAGCGGCTTGACCGAAAAAGCTAACTGCAATAGCACGCGGATGACACGGATTGTGGCTGATTAACGCAGATTACAACCGGTTTGACCGTTGCCGTATCTGCGCAGACCTGCTCAATCCGTGTTGTCCGCGGCCTATCATCATGGCTTTTCATCATTAAGGAGCATGTTATGTCACACACCATAAAGAAACTGGACGGCATCACCAAGGAGTCCACCGAGGCGATGATCAACGAGGTGTTGGCGGTCTACCCGGAAAAAGCCCGCAAAAAGCGCGCGCCGCACCTGGGGGCCAACGATCAGGGCTCAGGCAGCGCCTGCGTCAAATCCAACAAGAAGACCGTACCCGGCGTCATGTCTGCCCGCGGCTGCGCCTATGCCGGCGCCAAAGGGGTGGTCTGGGGACCGATCCGCGATATGGTGCACGTCTCCCACGGCCCGGTTGGCTGCGGCTGGTACTCCTGGGGCACCCGGCGCAACCTGGTGACCGGCATCAACGGCGTGACCCAGTTCGCCATGCAGTTCACCTCGGATTTCCAGGAAAAGGACATCGTCTACGGCGGCGACAAGAAACTGCGCACCCTGCTGGAAGAGGCCAAAGAGCTGTTCCCGCTGGCCAAAGGGATCTCGGTGCTGTCCGAATGCCCGGTGGGGCTGATCGGCGACGATATCAACTCGGTGGCCAAGACCGCCTCCAAGGAGATGGGCATACCGGTCATTCCCTGCAACTGCGAGGGGTTCCGGGGCGTTTCCCAGTCTCTGGGCCACCATATCAGTAACGATACCATCCGGGACTACATCATCGAGACCCGCGAGTTTGCCGAGCCGGAAACCCCCTATGACATCGCCCTGATCGGCGATTACAACATCGGCGGCGACGTCTGGTCGGCCAAGCCCTTGCTGGAAGAGATCGGCCTGAACGTCAAGGCGGTCTGGACCGGCGACGGCGAACTGGAGAAGATTGCGGCCACCCACAAGGTGAAGCTGAACCTGATCCACTGCTACCGTTCCATGAACTACATGTGCAAGGTGATGGAAGAGAAATTCGGCATCCCCTGGCATGAGTTCAACTTCTTCGGCCCCACCAAGATCCGGGAATCGCTGCGTTCCATCGGCGCCCTGTTCGACGAGACCATCCAGGCCAATGTGGAGAAGGTGATCGCCAAGTACGACCCGATCATGCAGGGGATCATCGACCAGTACAAGCCGCGCCTGGACGGCAAGAAGGTGATGCTGCTGGTGGGCGGCCTGCGCCCCCGCCATACCATCGGCGCTTACGAAGACCTGGGGATGGAGTGTGTCGGTTCCGGCTACGAATTCGCCCACACCGACGACTACGACCGCACCGCGCCGGAAATGCCGGACGCCACCGTGGTCTATGACGACCCGTCGGAGTATGAGTTTGAGAAGTTCGCCGATGCCCTGCGGCCCGACCTGATCGGTTCCGGCATCAAGGAAAAGTACGTCTTCCAGAAGATGGGCATTCCGTTTCGCCAGATGCACAGTTGGGATTATTCCGGCCCGTACCACGGCTACAAGGGGTTTGAGATCTTTGCCCGGGATGTGGATATGGCGGTGAACAGCCCCACCTGGAAACTGGTGAAGTCGCCGTTTTGACGGCGCTTGCCTTTGCGCCATCTCGACATCGGGTTTCGGATTTTCGTTGTGCGGCGTAGCGCTGCTACGCCTCCGCCGAAATCCTCACCCGCCGCCGACCTGGCATCAAAAGCAAACGCCGAATAGAAAAACAAAATACATTTCGGTGGTGTAACAGATTGGTTTCCCACCAAAGGAGTTTGTCATGGCTAACGCACTGGGCCTTGAGGTCAAGAAAGTAACCGACTATACCGCCGAAGAGGTGGAAACAACCAGAAACTGGATCAACAGCGAGGAGTACAAGGAGAAGAACTTTGCCCGTCAGGCGCTGGTGATCAACCCGGCCCACGCCTGTCAGCCGCTGGGGGCGCAACTGGCCGCCCACGGGTTCGAAGGAACGCTTCCCTTTGTACACGGCTCACAGGGTTGCGCCTCCTACTACCGCTCCACCCTGAACCGTCATTTCCGCGAGCCTGCTCCGGCGGTTTCCGACGCCATGACCGAGGACGGCGCGGTGTTCGGCGGCCAGAACAACCTGCATGAGGGGCTGGAAAACGCCATCGCCCTCTACAAGCCCAAGATGGTGGCGGTCTTTACCTCCTGCATGCCGGAGGTGATCGGCGACGACCTGACCGCTTTCATCAAGAACGCCCGGCAGAAGGGCTTTGTGCCCAAAGAGCTGCCGGTGCCCTATGCCAACACCCCCAGCTTCAACGGCAGCCATATCCATGGCTATGATGCCATGCTGCTGTCGATCCTGCAGAGCCTGACCGAGGATAAAAAGCTTGAAGGGCGCTGCACCGGCAAGCTGAACCTGATCCCGGGCTGCGACTTCAACACCGGCAACTACCGCGAATACAAGCGGATACTGGAGGAGTTCGGCATCCCCTGTACCATGCTGGCCGATATCTCCGACACCTTTGACTCCCCCTGCGACGGTACCTACCACACCTACCTGGGGGGCACCAAGCTGGAGGATGCCGCGGATTCCATCAACGGCAAGGCGACCATCACCCTTGGCCCCTACGCAACTCCCAAGACCTTTGCCTGGATCAAGGACACCTACTCCGGCAAGCAGGTCAGCATGCCGCTGCCCATGGGGATCGAGAAGACCGATGCCTTTATCATGAAGATCGCCGAGCTGTTCGGCAAGGAGGTGCCCGCTTCACTGAAAAACGAGCGCGGACGGGCCGTGGATGCCATGACCGATTCCCACCAGTACATGCACGGCAGGAAGTTTGCCGTCTACGGCGACCCGGATTACCTGATGGGCTACGTCTCGTTCCTGCTGGAGATGGGGGCAGTGCCGCAGCACATCCTCTGCAGCAAGGGGACCAAGAAGATTGAGAAGGAGTTGCAGGGGCTGCTGGACGGTTCACCCTACGGCGCGGGCTGCAAGATTTACATGAACAAGGATCTGTGGCACCTGCGCAGCCTGGTGATGACCGAGCCGGTGGACGCCATCATCGGCGACACCCACGGCAAGTTCGCGGCCCGCGATGCCGGTATCCCGCTGTTCCGCTTCGGCTTCCCGATCATGGACCGGGTCAACAAGCACCGCTATCCGCTGGTGGGCTACCAGGGGGTGATCAACATGGTCACGGAGATCTGCAACAAGTTTATCGATATCAAGGATGAGACCTGCGAGGATCGGTATTTTGAGATGATGCGGTAAAAAACAATAATAACAGGCAGAGCAAAAGGGACGTCTCCGGTTTTGGAGGCGTCTCTTTTTATTTTACGACCCGCAATAACAGTAATAACGTTTTTGCAATTTATCGTTGCCGGGCGACACAATTAATGCTATATACACAGTAACATCATTACTGTGTAGGGTTTATCATGAAGACGGTCCTAAAAAATATCACCTCCATTCAGGCAGGTTATTCATTCCGCTCTCGCCTGGAATCTACGGAAAACGGTTCTCTTGCCGTCATCCAGATGAAAGACCTGACAAGCGCAAACCTTGTTTGCTGCGACGAACTGGCACGTGTCAATATAGAAACACCCAAGGCACACCATCTGGTACGACCTGGCGATCTGATCTTCCGTTCACGAGGATTAACCAGTAATTCTGCCCTACTTACAACCGATCCCGGCGATGCCGTACTTGCGGCGCCCCTTTTGCGGATCAGGATAACCAGCAAGCAGGTTTTGCCGGAATACCTGAACTGGTATATCAGTCAGCCTCCCGCACAGTCATACCTTGCAAGCTGCGCCGAAGGCACTGCACTCAAGATGATCAGCAAGCAGTCACTGCAAAATCTTGAGGTATTCGTGCCGTCAATTGCCAGGCAACGGCTGGTTGTGGAGATGGCATTGCTGGCCGTGGAAGAACAGCGCATCCTGAAAACTCTCGCAGAAAAACGGAATCACTATATTTCATCCACGTTACTTCAGTTGGCACAAGGAGAATAACCACAATGGCTGAGCACATTGATCAGAAAGATATCAACAACGCGGCCTGGGCTGCCTGCGACACCTTCCGCGGCGTGGTGGATCCGGCACAATACAAAGATTACATCCTCGTCATGCTGTTCGTAAAATACATCTCGGATGTCTGGAAAAGTCACTACGAAGAATACCGCCAGCACTATGGCAATGACGATGTGCGCATCAGGCGGAGACTGGAGCGGGAGCGTTTTGTGCTTCCCTTTGCCGAGCTGAAGAACCATGAAACCGGCAAGGTGGAAGACCGTTTTCTGGCAGACTTCTACAGCCTGTATGAACGGCGCAATGCGGCCAACATCGGCGAGTTGATCAATATCGTGCTGGACGCCATTGAAGAGGCTAACAAGGCAAAGCTGGAAAGCGTCTTTCGTAATATCGACTTCAACAGCGAATCCAATTTGGGCAAAACCAAGGACCGCAACCGTCGCCTGAAAACACTGCTGGAAGACTTCAACAAGCAGTTGCTGGATATGAGTCCCGGCAAGGTTTCCGAAGATGTCATCGGCAACACCTACATCTACCTGATCGAACGCTTTGCTTCTGACTCCGGCAAAAAGGCCGGAGAATTCTACACTCCGCACAAGATTTCAACACTGGTGGCCAAGCTGGGCAGACCCAAGCAAGGCGATCGCATCTGCGATCCGACCTGTGGCTCGGGTGGACTTTTAATTGAGGCGGCCAGAGAGGTCAATGACCGCAACTTCGCCCTGTTCGGCATGGAATCAA
The window above is part of the Trichlorobacter ammonificans genome. Proteins encoded here:
- the nifK gene encoding nitrogenase molybdenum-iron protein subunit beta, whose translation is MANALGLEVKKVTDYTAEEVETTRNWINSEEYKEKNFARQALVINPAHACQPLGAQLAAHGFEGTLPFVHGSQGCASYYRSTLNRHFREPAPAVSDAMTEDGAVFGGQNNLHEGLENAIALYKPKMVAVFTSCMPEVIGDDLTAFIKNARQKGFVPKELPVPYANTPSFNGSHIHGYDAMLLSILQSLTEDKKLEGRCTGKLNLIPGCDFNTGNYREYKRILEEFGIPCTMLADISDTFDSPCDGTYHTYLGGTKLEDAADSINGKATITLGPYATPKTFAWIKDTYSGKQVSMPLPMGIEKTDAFIMKIAELFGKEVPASLKNERGRAVDAMTDSHQYMHGRKFAVYGDPDYLMGYVSFLLEMGAVPQHILCSKGTKKIEKELQGLLDGSPYGAGCKIYMNKDLWHLRSLVMTEPVDAIIGDTHGKFAARDAGIPLFRFGFPIMDRVNKHRYPLVGYQGVINMVTEICNKFIDIKDETCEDRYFEMMR
- the nifD gene encoding nitrogenase molybdenum-iron protein alpha chain, whose protein sequence is MSHTIKKLDGITKESTEAMINEVLAVYPEKARKKRAPHLGANDQGSGSACVKSNKKTVPGVMSARGCAYAGAKGVVWGPIRDMVHVSHGPVGCGWYSWGTRRNLVTGINGVTQFAMQFTSDFQEKDIVYGGDKKLRTLLEEAKELFPLAKGISVLSECPVGLIGDDINSVAKTASKEMGIPVIPCNCEGFRGVSQSLGHHISNDTIRDYIIETREFAEPETPYDIALIGDYNIGGDVWSAKPLLEEIGLNVKAVWTGDGELEKIAATHKVKLNLIHCYRSMNYMCKVMEEKFGIPWHEFNFFGPTKIRESLRSIGALFDETIQANVEKVIAKYDPIMQGIIDQYKPRLDGKKVMLLVGGLRPRHTIGAYEDLGMECVGSGYEFAHTDDYDRTAPEMPDATVVYDDPSEYEFEKFADALRPDLIGSGIKEKYVFQKMGIPFRQMHSWDYSGPYHGYKGFEIFARDVDMAVNSPTWKLVKSPF
- the nifH gene encoding nitrogenase iron protein; its protein translation is MRQIAIYGKGGIGKSTTTQNTVAGLASLGKKVMIVGCDPKADSTRLILHAKAQDTVMDLVRERGTVEDLELEDVMKVGYGEVKCVESGGPEPGVGCAGRGVITAINFLEENGAYTDDLDFVFYDVLGDVVCGGFAMPIREGKAEEIYIVCSGEMMAMYAANNIAKGILKYASSGKVRLAGLICNSRKTDKEYELIEALAKKLGTQMIHFVPRDNQVQRAELRRMTVIEYSPEHKQADEYRELARKIAENKMLVVPTPLEMDELEELLMEYGIMEAEDESIVGVAEKAAA